The candidate division WOR-3 bacterium genome window below encodes:
- a CDS encoding GIY-YIG nuclease family protein gives MNKKSYILLIINQISQTIIIGRLGKLKFNKGLYIYLGSARKNMLQRINRHLSNQKKKFWHIDFLLMSQGVKVKEVWIGSKSECTMAQLFLENGAEYIRRFGSSDCRCLSHLIFVEKSIDKIKKILKKNGFKKFDV, from the coding sequence ATGAATAAAAAAAGTTATATACTTTTGATTATAAATCAGATAAGTCAAACAATTATTATTGGTAGACTTGGAAAATTAAAATTTAACAAAGGTCTTTATATCTATCTGGGCTCGGCAAGAAAGAATATGCTTCAAAGAATAAATAGACATCTATCAAATCAAAAAAAGAAATTCTGGCATATTGATTTTCTTTTAATGAGCCAGGGTGTAAAAGTAAAGGAAGTATGGATAGGTTCAAAAAGTGAATGTACAATGGCACAACTTTTTCTTGAAAATGGCGCTGAGTATATCAGAAGATTCGGCAGTTCGGACTGTAGATGTCTTTCTCACTTGATCTTTGTCGAAAAGAGTATTGATAAAATTAAAAAGATATTAAAGAAAAATGGATTTAAGAAATTCGACGTTTAA
- the pth gene encoding aminoacyl-tRNA hydrolase: MLIFGLGNPGMKYRWTRHNAGFLFVSFWAKKYRKHFINFGSYAQAIIKIDGRTVRLIKPLLYMNHSGMVVAEAIEKERRFPEEGILVVVDDLNLPLGRLRLRAQGSDGGHLGLRSIIEALQTEDFPRLRIGVANQDFLARRIDAAEFVLSPFTDEEKKVIKEVITKGIEGLEILITQNLEKAQNFINSLNLQIQE; this comes from the coding sequence ATGTTAATCTTCGGACTGGGCAATCCCGGGATGAAATATCGCTGGACCAGGCATAATGCGGGATTTTTGTTTGTGAGTTTTTGGGCAAAAAAATACCGCAAGCATTTTATTAACTTTGGAAGTTATGCTCAGGCAATAATCAAGATAGATGGGCGGACGGTGAGGCTCATAAAGCCCCTTCTCTATATGAATCACTCCGGGATGGTGGTCGCCGAAGCAATTGAAAAAGAACGGAGGTTTCCAGAAGAGGGTATTCTGGTTGTGGTTGATGACTTAAATCTTCCACTCGGAAGACTCCGACTCCGTGCCCAGGGAAGTGATGGTGGACACCTGGGATTGAGATCGATTATTGAGGCGCTCCAAACCGAGGATTTTCCACGATTAAGAATCGGCGTAGCAAATCAGGATTTTTTAGCCCGGCGTATCGATGCTGCGGAATTTGTTTTGAGCCCCTTTACAGATGAAGAGAAAAAGGTGATTAAAGAGGTGATCACAAAAGGTATTGAAGGCTTGGAAATCCTCATTACTCAAAATCTGGAAAAGGCTCAGAATTTTATTAATTCTCTAAATTTACAAATTCAAGAATAA
- a CDS encoding Mrp/NBP35 family ATP-binding protein: MKVPEEELKRLEILLEKNMTQITAKILVLSNKGGVGKSFVAVNLAAGLGKLGAKVGILDADIHGPSVAKMLGFEGRPPMMDEDGILPFTVNSNLVAFSMASLLQNADTPVNWRGPLKMSVLKQFLAEINWGKLDYLIVDSPPGTGDEPLSVIQLIRNLTGTIIVTTPQDIALLDSRKCVHFLHQLSTPILGILENMSGFVCPHCSKEIDIFKAGGGEKAARELGIPFLGRIPLDPHIVESTDIGKPLVESHSDSEAAKILMDICKNIDERVRGSKKQDNLNE; this comes from the coding sequence TTGAAAGTCCCAGAAGAAGAATTAAAAAGGTTAGAAATACTTTTAGAAAAAAATATGACGCAGATAACCGCCAAGATTCTTGTGCTCTCTAATAAAGGAGGTGTTGGCAAGAGTTTTGTGGCGGTAAATCTTGCTGCGGGCTTGGGCAAACTTGGTGCCAAAGTTGGTATTTTGGATGCTGATATTCATGGTCCCTCAGTTGCCAAGATGCTCGGATTTGAAGGCAGACCGCCTATGATGGATGAAGATGGAATATTACCATTTACCGTTAATTCAAATCTCGTTGCCTTTTCAATGGCTTCATTACTACAGAATGCAGATACACCTGTAAACTGGCGTGGTCCTTTGAAGATGAGTGTATTGAAGCAGTTCCTTGCTGAAATAAACTGGGGTAAACTTGATTACCTAATTGTTGATTCACCGCCGGGCACCGGCGACGAACCATTATCAGTCATTCAATTAATCCGTAACCTAACTGGTACAATCATTGTTACTACACCGCAGGATATTGCCTTACTTGATTCAAGGAAGTGTGTCCACTTTCTGCACCAACTATCAACACCAATTCTTGGGATATTGGAAAATATGAGCGGTTTTGTCTGCCCACACTGTAGCAAAGAAATAGATATCTTCAAAGCCGGGGGTGGCGAAAAGGCAGCAAGAGAACTGGGTATACCATTTTTAGGCAGAATTCCATTAGACCCCCATATCGTAGAGAGCACGGATATTGGCAAACCATTGGTTGAATCACATTCTGATTCAGAGGCAGCAAAAATATTGATGGATATATGCAAAAATATTGATGAAAGGGTGCGCGGTAGTAAAAAACAAGATAATCTTAATGAATAA
- a CDS encoding 50S ribosomal protein L25: MKLELEAYLYDPQKKGEVKRMRREGKIPGVLYGHKEKSKRVYVLQKEFEKVLEVLKKEVVTVDLKLNDKVYPCLIKAIQRNPIDGRLLHIDFQHISRKEKIKATIPIHLIGEAPGVKKGGLLDQHLYEVVIRCLPEDIPAHIDVDISKLDVGKTIHLKDIVLPNIEFELKPETPVVSILAPKVEKAAAAPTAAPAEQPREEPKEEKPKEEKAKEEKAGKEPPKAK, translated from the coding sequence ATGAAACTGGAACTTGAAGCCTACTTATATGATCCCCAGAAGAAAGGAGAAGTAAAAAGGATGAGACGCGAAGGGAAAATTCCCGGGGTCTTATATGGACATAAAGAGAAGAGCAAACGCGTTTATGTCCTCCAGAAGGAGTTTGAAAAGGTATTGGAGGTATTAAAGAAGGAAGTGGTAACAGTAGATTTAAAATTAAATGATAAAGTCTATCCCTGCCTGATAAAAGCAATTCAGCGCAATCCGATAGACGGAAGATTGTTACATATCGACTTTCAGCACATCAGTAGGAAAGAAAAAATAAAAGCCACCATTCCGATCCATCTCATTGGCGAAGCACCGGGTGTGAAAAAAGGTGGTTTGCTGGACCAGCATCTTTACGAGGTAGTAATCCGCTGTCTGCCTGAAGATATACCTGCGCACATCGATGTTGATATCTCCAAACTTGATGTGGGTAAGACGATTCATTTAAAAGATATCGTGCTTCCCAACATTGAATTTGAATTAAAACCGGAGACACCAGTAGTTTCAATCCTCGCACCCAAAGTTGAAAAAGCAGCCGCAGCACCAACCGCGGCGCCGGCAGAACAGCCGAGAGAAGAACCAAAAGAAGAGAAACCTAAGGAAGAGAAGGCGAAGGAAGAAAAAGCTGGAAAAGAACCACCCAAGGCTAAATAG
- the dnaN gene encoding DNA polymerase III subunit beta: MEFKINRANFEKTLNSIVKLIPPKSAHTVLQNVIIEVKENRLNIEGTDLDIFIRKSLPCDMKKEGKVLIPGKKLLEIAREANVEEMTFKLKELNLQINAGNAQFNIPALDYSEFPEVPSFPNQKWLSLSAGELNEMVDSTIFMVSKDVSRRAMNGVLLQLKDSTLNMVTTDGARLALYRKDLNGENGELIIPPKVFDLVDVAHPEEQIEIFIEERMLGLKFSNTSIIARLIEGPYPNYESVIPKVFPGTCTIEKDIMEGALKRVSLVSSPTIKSVKFEFSGERLLLFASSPDFGEAREEVACLYEGEKMSIWFNAGFLLEIIRHIPGGEILLQLTSPSTAALIKSKSLDNLIYLLMPLRIDSYE; the protein is encoded by the coding sequence ATGGAGTTTAAAATCAATCGTGCAAATTTTGAAAAGACCCTAAATAGTATTGTCAAACTAATTCCTCCCAAGAGTGCCCATACCGTTTTGCAAAATGTTATCATAGAAGTAAAAGAGAATAGATTGAACATTGAAGGAACTGACCTTGATATCTTTATTCGCAAAAGCCTGCCCTGCGATATGAAAAAAGAGGGCAAAGTTTTAATTCCTGGAAAAAAGCTTCTGGAAATTGCGCGCGAAGCAAATGTCGAAGAGATGACTTTTAAATTAAAAGAACTGAATCTCCAGATAAATGCAGGAAATGCACAATTTAATATTCCAGCACTTGATTACAGCGAATTTCCTGAAGTGCCATCTTTTCCTAATCAAAAATGGTTAAGTCTGAGTGCCGGAGAATTGAATGAAATGGTGGATTCTACAATTTTTATGGTCTCTAAGGACGTAAGCCGTCGAGCAATGAACGGAGTTTTATTACAGTTAAAAGATAGTACCCTCAATATGGTGACTACCGATGGAGCACGACTGGCATTATATCGAAAAGATTTAAATGGAGAAAATGGCGAGTTAATAATCCCACCTAAAGTTTTCGATTTAGTAGATGTCGCCCATCCTGAAGAACAAATAGAGATCTTTATTGAAGAAAGGATGTTAGGTTTAAAATTTTCCAATACCAGCATTATCGCTCGATTAATTGAAGGTCCATATCCTAATTATGAAAGTGTAATACCTAAGGTCTTCCCCGGTACCTGTACAATTGAAAAAGATATCATGGAGGGAGCATTAAAAAGAGTTTCGCTCGTTTCCAGTCCCACTATCAAAAGTGTTAAATTTGAATTCTCTGGTGAAAGACTTCTTTTGTTTGCTTCCTCACCGGATTTTGGTGAAGCCCGGGAAGAAGTTGCATGTCTTTATGAGGGTGAAAAAATGTCTATCTGGTTCAACGCAGGCTTTCTTTTGGAGATCATTAGACATATCCCGGGTGGAGAGATTCTCCTCCAGCTGACCTCACCCTCCACGGCTGCTCTTATTAAGTCTAAATCATTGGATAACTTAATATATCTGTTGATGCCACTAAGGATAGATTCCTATGAATAA
- a CDS encoding ribose-phosphate pyrophosphokinase encodes MEKIMLFAGSASLELTQEIARFLGITLSRSSVTRFADGELKIKIEENIRGQDVFIVQSTNPPAENLMELLLFLDAAKRASAERITAVIPYYGYARQDRKDEPRVPISAKLIADLLGVSGAHRVLTIDLHAEQIQGYFNIPVDHLYAAPVFIEYYHRKNISDYVIVSPDAGRVNRVRAFARRIGKDVPIAIIDKRRTGPNQSKVINVIGEVKGKNAIIYDDMIDTGGTVVDAAGALAEKGAREIYVSAVHGLFSANALDRLERSPIKEITVTNTVRFTREKMPEKLKILSIAELLAEAIKRIHNNESISSLFKEVEE; translated from the coding sequence TTGGAGAAGATAATGTTATTTGCGGGCAGTGCGAGTTTGGAATTGACCCAGGAGATTGCGCGATTTCTCGGGATCACACTCAGTAGAAGTTCTGTAACCAGATTTGCCGATGGGGAGTTGAAGATAAAGATAGAGGAGAATATTCGGGGACAAGATGTCTTTATCGTTCAATCCACAAACCCGCCAGCAGAAAATCTCATGGAATTATTATTGTTTTTAGATGCTGCGAAAAGGGCCTCAGCTGAGCGCATCACGGCGGTAATTCCTTATTATGGCTATGCCCGCCAGGACCGGAAGGATGAACCACGGGTTCCGATCTCTGCGAAGTTAATTGCGGATTTGCTCGGAGTGAGTGGCGCGCACCGGGTCTTAACCATCGATCTCCATGCCGAGCAGATTCAAGGTTATTTTAATATCCCGGTTGACCATCTTTATGCAGCACCAGTCTTCATTGAATATTATCACCGGAAAAATATTTCTGATTATGTGATTGTCTCTCCGGATGCAGGACGGGTTAATCGGGTTCGTGCCTTTGCCCGGCGTATTGGTAAAGATGTACCAATTGCAATAATTGATAAAAGAAGAACCGGACCAAATCAATCCAAGGTAATAAATGTGATTGGCGAAGTAAAAGGCAAAAACGCTATTATTTATGACGATATGATTGATACTGGGGGCACGGTTGTTGATGCCGCCGGAGCCCTGGCTGAGAAAGGCGCCCGGGAGATATATGTCTCCGCAGTCCACGGTCTTTTTTCCGCAAATGCCTTGGACCGTCTGGAAAGGTCACCGATAAAAGAGATAACGGTGACAAATACCGTGAGATTCACCCGGGAGAAGATGCCGGAGAAGCTAAAAATCCTTTCCATTGCCGAACTTCTCGCTGAGGCAATAAAGAGGATTCACAATAATGAATCAATAAGTTCATTATTTAAGGAGGTTGAAGAATGA
- the dnaA gene encoding chromosomal replication initiator protein DnaA — translation MGEQAKIYWQNILEYIKERIHPQSFATWFNQSKGIELKDDVLLVEMPTNFHIDWITMHYSKILEEAINSVNGTNLRLSFKAANQEYNRPVVKKKRIILAHDATKLQERYTFENFVVGKNNELAHAAALAVAEAPGEAYNPLFLYGGVGLGKTHLMQAIGNFIIKQHKNLNVYYTQAENIMNELIDAIQKKDQLSFKKKYRNKDILLLDDIQFIYGKERLQDEIFHTFDYLYTQGKQIVLTSDRPPKELSTLEERLTSRFQGGLVVDIQPPDLETRIAILQKKAELENVKLPNNVAYYIASRVKSNIRELEGCLIRLLAISSLSGQEINEALAEEALKDLLGNGYRVSKEKIIQVICNEFGCSQEDLKGTRRTQRIALGRQVAMYLLRNHLNLSLAEIGQILGGKDHSTVIHAIEKINNLKETDFEFARLLERINTKINC, via the coding sequence ATGGGTGAACAAGCAAAAATATATTGGCAGAATATCCTTGAATATATAAAAGAGCGGATTCATCCGCAGTCATTTGCCACCTGGTTTAACCAGAGTAAGGGCATTGAATTGAAAGACGATGTCCTACTGGTGGAGATGCCGACCAATTTTCATATCGATTGGATTACGATGCACTACTCAAAAATTCTGGAAGAGGCGATTAATTCGGTGAACGGTACAAATTTAAGGCTTTCCTTCAAGGCGGCAAATCAAGAATACAACCGCCCGGTTGTTAAAAAGAAAAGAATAATCTTAGCCCACGATGCTACAAAACTCCAGGAACGATATACTTTTGAAAATTTTGTGGTTGGAAAGAACAACGAACTGGCGCATGCGGCGGCCCTAGCAGTGGCTGAAGCCCCTGGGGAAGCGTATAATCCATTATTTTTATATGGTGGGGTGGGATTAGGGAAGACTCACTTGATGCAGGCAATTGGCAATTTCATCATAAAACAACATAAAAATCTTAATGTCTATTACACCCAGGCGGAAAATATAATGAATGAGTTGATTGATGCAATTCAGAAAAAAGACCAACTCTCCTTCAAAAAGAAATATCGCAACAAGGATATTCTGCTTCTGGATGATATTCAGTTTATCTATGGAAAAGAACGCCTCCAAGATGAAATTTTCCATACTTTTGATTATCTCTATACGCAAGGTAAACAGATTGTCCTGACTTCCGACCGACCTCCGAAAGAATTATCCACTCTTGAAGAGCGTCTGACTTCACGATTCCAGGGTGGATTGGTTGTCGATATTCAGCCTCCGGACCTTGAAACCAGAATTGCCATCCTCCAGAAAAAGGCGGAATTAGAAAATGTCAAATTGCCCAACAATGTTGCTTATTATATTGCCTCCCGGGTGAAATCGAATATCCGGGAATTAGAAGGTTGTCTTATCCGACTGCTGGCGATCTCTTCCCTTTCCGGGCAGGAAATCAACGAGGCACTTGCGGAAGAGGCCTTGAAAGATTTGCTGGGAAATGGTTACCGGGTGAGTAAAGAAAAGATCATTCAGGTAATATGTAATGAATTTGGTTGCTCCCAAGAAGATTTAAAAGGAACCCGGCGCACCCAGCGCATCGCCTTGGGCCGACAGGTGGCTATGTATCTATTACGCAATCATCTCAATTTATCTCTTGCCGAGATCGGGCAAATTCTTGGGGGTAAAGATCACAGTACGGTAATTCACGCAATAGAAAAAATAAACAATCTTAAGGAAACAGATTTCGAATTCGCCCGGCTTTTAGAGCGGATAAATACGAAGATAAATTGTTGA
- a CDS encoding septal ring lytic transglycosylase RlpA family protein, whose amino-acid sequence MIFLLPLLSCCLTGQRTMHFVEYGMASYYSDEFHGKKTASGEIYNKYEYTCAHRTLPFGTKIKVTNLENKKCVIVRVNDRGPQKRERIVDLSYIAAKDIEMIHKGVVKVRIEVIK is encoded by the coding sequence ATGATATTTCTTCTTCCGTTGCTTTCCTGCTGTCTCACTGGACAGAGAACTATGCATTTTGTGGAATATGGAATGGCGAGTTACTATAGTGATGAATTTCATGGCAAAAAGACTGCTTCAGGAGAAATTTACAATAAATACGAATATACCTGTGCCCACCGTACGCTTCCTTTTGGCACGAAAATAAAAGTTACGAATCTGGAAAACAAAAAGTGTGTCATCGTGCGGGTCAATGACCGGGGTCCCCAGAAAAGAGAAAGGATTGTGGATTTATCTTATATCGCGGCAAAGGATATCGAGATGATCCATAAAGGTGTGGTCAAAGTCCGAATTGAGGTGATAAAATGA
- the ispE gene encoding 4-(cytidine 5'-diphospho)-2-C-methyl-D-erythritol kinase, with translation MIRIDAPAKINIGLTILGRREDGYHNIETTLSTISLSDKIFLERTEKDIELVSPGLKIPKEENLCFKAAHLFLTSYGLDSGVKMTLQKNIPIGGGLGGGSSDAAAVLKGLRTLFGLNIPDEDLMALSKILGCDVPFFIKGGAAIARGIGDELKFFKLPKMRIIIYYPGYPISTKWAYEEYDKWLLTSGMDVDSIFQERKKKVRTGLNIVNDFEKVVFKAHPDLLDVKTNLLTAGAYMVSLTGSGSCLYAVVDEQVKKKVIKYLSGIGAMYFEAETTG, from the coding sequence ATGATCAGAATTGATGCCCCTGCCAAGATCAACATCGGATTGACAATTCTGGGACGTCGAGAGGATGGTTATCATAACATTGAAACGACCCTCTCAACAATCAGTCTGAGCGATAAAATCTTTTTGGAAAGAACCGAAAAAGATATAGAACTTGTCAGTCCAGGTTTAAAGATCCCAAAAGAAGAAAATCTTTGTTTTAAAGCAGCACACCTCTTTTTAACCAGTTATGGACTCGACTCAGGGGTTAAAATGACTTTACAGAAAAATATTCCGATTGGTGGAGGATTGGGCGGAGGTTCTTCAGATGCGGCTGCGGTACTTAAGGGATTGAGGACGCTTTTTGGACTTAATATTCCGGATGAGGATTTAATGGCTTTGAGTAAAATTTTGGGTTGCGATGTACCGTTTTTTATTAAAGGCGGGGCAGCAATTGCCCGTGGTATTGGCGATGAACTTAAATTCTTCAAATTGCCCAAGATGAGAATAATAATCTATTATCCGGGATACCCGATTTCTACAAAATGGGCTTATGAGGAATACGATAAATGGCTCTTGACATCGGGTATGGATGTAGATAGTATATTCCAAGAAAGAAAAAAGAAAGTGCGAACCGGCTTAAATATTGTGAATGATTTTGAAAAGGTTGTTTTTAAGGCACATCCAGATTTACTGGATGTAAAGACGAATTTGTTAACTGCCGGTGCCTATATGGTTTCCCTTACTGGAAGCGGTTCTTGCCTTTATGCGGTAGTCGATGAGCAGGTGAAAAAGAAAGTAATTAAATATTTATCGGGTATTGGTGCCATGTATTTCGAGGCTGAAACCACGGGGTAA